A window of the Candidatus Cloacimonadaceae bacterium genome harbors these coding sequences:
- a CDS encoding ComF family protein gives MRVFLLPLLDLLFPPACFHCHGRMETASLIVCDTCLEMIGTLDEDVCKKCGTPLESEDCEVCAENEFYFDIARAAYRFNGPMQTMIHQLKYNGMVSPVSFIVKGMQTTVNANAELSDIDFITAVPLHRVRLRERGFNQSELLARALAKALGVKYADPVSRHQYTESQTRLHKQQRIKNLGGAFKLRHKADLTNKRVLLIDDVFTTGSTVNEVSQVLKSGGAGYIAVLTAARAV, from the coding sequence TTGAGAGTTTTTTTGCTTCCCCTGCTTGATCTGCTCTTTCCGCCGGCTTGTTTTCACTGCCACGGCAGGATGGAAACCGCGTCCTTGATCGTGTGCGACACTTGTCTGGAAATGATCGGAACGTTGGACGAAGACGTATGCAAAAAATGCGGCACTCCTCTGGAAAGTGAGGATTGCGAGGTCTGCGCCGAGAATGAATTTTACTTTGATATCGCCAGAGCGGCTTATCGTTTCAATGGCCCTATGCAAACCATGATCCATCAGCTTAAATACAATGGTATGGTCTCGCCGGTCTCCTTCATCGTCAAAGGGATGCAAACCACTGTGAACGCCAATGCGGAACTCTCGGATATAGATTTTATCACCGCTGTGCCATTGCATCGGGTGCGCCTTCGCGAACGCGGATTCAACCAGTCCGAGCTGTTGGCGCGCGCTCTGGCAAAGGCTTTGGGCGTCAAATATGCCGATCCCGTTTCCAGACATCAATATACCGAGAGCCAAACCCGGCTGCACAAACAGCAGCGGATCAAAAACCTCGGCGGCGCCTTCAAGCTAAGGCATAAAGCGGATCTGACCAACAAACGCGTCCTCTTGATCGACGATGTCTTCACCACCGGCAGCACCGTGAACGAGGTTTCTCAAGTCCTCAAAAGCGGCGGAGCTGGATATATTGCGGTTTTGACCGCTGCTCGGGCGGTTTAG
- the purQ gene encoding phosphoribosylformylglycinamidine synthase subunit PurQ yields the protein MKVSVITFPGSNCDHDAAEVFASRGHETKMIWHKDHDLESPDLVILPGGFSYGDYLRCGALARFSPIVNEVVAFANQGGLVMGICNGFQILTECGLLPGTLLMNAGLDFICQHQYIRVENNDNPFSYQISPGTALDIPIAHKEGNYFIDEAGLNSLEANAQIIFRYCDKDGSVNPESNPNGSRSGIAGICNTKRNVLGMMPHPERAATDVVCSRDGRMIFAAIESFFASPA from the coding sequence TTGAAAGTAAGTGTAATCACATTTCCCGGGTCAAATTGCGATCACGATGCAGCGGAAGTATTTGCCTCTCGCGGGCATGAAACGAAGATGATTTGGCACAAGGATCACGATCTGGAGTCCCCTGATCTGGTGATCCTTCCCGGCGGTTTTTCCTATGGCGATTATCTGCGCTGCGGCGCGTTGGCGAGGTTTTCCCCCATCGTGAACGAAGTGGTCGCTTTTGCCAATCAGGGCGGGCTCGTGATGGGCATCTGCAACGGCTTTCAGATCCTCACGGAGTGCGGTCTTTTACCCGGAACCCTGTTGATGAATGCCGGGCTTGATTTCATCTGCCAACACCAATATATCCGCGTGGAAAATAACGACAATCCCTTTAGTTATCAGATTTCTCCCGGCACTGCGTTAGACATCCCCATCGCCCATAAAGAAGGCAACTATTTCATCGACGAAGCAGGCTTGAACAGCCTCGAAGCAAACGCGCAAATCATCTTTCGCTATTGCGATAAAGATGGAAGCGTAAATCCGGAATCAAACCCCAACGGTTCACGCTCAGGCATTGCCGGAATCTGCAATACCAAGCGCAACGTCCTGGGCATGATGCCGCATCCGGAAAGAGCCGCAACCGATGTCGTGTGCAGCCGCGACGGGAGAATGATCTTTGCAGCCATTGAGAGTTTTTTTGCTTCCCCTGCTTGA
- the purS gene encoding phosphoribosylformylglycinamidine synthase subunit PurS: MLKAKIFVRLKPSVLDPQGKAVSNSLHALGYAEVLDTRVSKYIEIIFDNNDESAVSAQVEKICSSLLANHNTEHYGFELEKVE; the protein is encoded by the coding sequence ATGCTAAAAGCAAAAATATTCGTCCGCCTGAAACCCAGCGTCCTCGATCCGCAGGGCAAAGCGGTGAGCAATTCCCTGCATGCACTTGGCTATGCGGAGGTGCTTGATACCCGCGTCAGCAAATACATAGAGATCATTTTTGACAATAATGACGAATCCGCCGTGAGCGCTCAGGTGGAAAAGATCTGCAGTTCGCTGCTCGCCAATCACAATACCGAGCACTATGGTTTCGAGCTGGAAAAAGTAGAGTAA